CGCACGGCGCGCAGCGGGATGTACGGCTCGGCGACCTGGCCCATGGTGATGGCGGTCTGGACGCGGCTGTCGATGCCTTCCTTCTCCAGGAAGTCCTGGAGGGCGAGGCAGTTCATGACCGTGCCGAGCATGCCCATGTAGTCGGAGCGGGCACGGTCCATGCCGCGCTGCTGGAGTTCGGCGCCGCGGAAGAAGTTGCCGCCGCCGATGACGACCGCGATCTGGGCTCCGCCGCGCACGACGGCCGCGATCTCGCGGGCGATCTTGTGCACCACGTCGGGGTCGACGCCCAGTCCGCCGCCACCGGCGAACGCCTCGCCGGAAAGCTTCAGCAGAAAGCGTCCCGCGCCTTTGCCGTCGTCGCTCTTCTCGCCTTTGTCGGCCTGGGTGGTGGTCATGGAGATCTCCTCATGGTGCATACGAAGAAGGCCATTGCCGCTGGGGTGTTGTGCGCATCCCATGCTCGGCAATGGCCTCCTCGTCAGATCTGCTGTCGTCCGCCGCGCGCGTGTGCGGGGCCGCATACGCGGACGGAACGGCCGACTGCTGTCGACCCTATAGGGGTCGCGCGTCGATCGCGGTACGGACTCAGATGCCGACCTTGATGCGCGTGAAGCGCTTCAGGGCGACACCGGCCTCGTCCAGGATCTGCTGGACGGACTTCTTCTGGTCCAGCGCGTAGGGCTGACCCAGAAGGGTGACCTCCTTGAAGAAGCCGTTGACGCGACCCTCAACGATCTTCGGCAGGGCGGCCTCGGGCTTGCCCTCGGCGCGGGTGGTCTCCTCGGCGACGCGGCGCTCGGACTCGACGACCTCGGCCGGGACGTCGTCCTTGGAGAGGTACTTCGGCGAGAAGGCGGCGATGTGCTGGGCGACACCCTTGGCAAGGTCGGCGTCGGCCTTGTCCAGCTCGACCAGGACACCGATCTGCGGGGGCAGGTCAGGCATGGTGCGGTGCATGTACGCGGTGACGTACGGGCCGGAGAACTGAGCGAAGCGGTCCAGGACGATCTTCTCGCCCAGGTTGGCGTTGGCCTCGTCGACGAACGCCTGAACCGTCTTGCCGGGCTCGATCTCGGAGCCGAGCAGCGCCTCGAGGTCAGCCGGAGAGGTCGCGGCGACGTGCTGGGCGATCTTGTGGGCGACGGCCTGGAACTTCTCACCCTTGGCGACGAAGTCCGTCTCGCACTTCAGCTCGACCAGGACACCGGAGGTGTTGTCGTCGGCGATGACGGAGACCACGGCGCCGTTCTCGGCGGAGCGGCCCTCGCGCTTGGCGACGCCCTTCTGGCCCTTGATGCGCAGCGCCTCGACGGCCTTGTCGACGTTGCCGTCGGCCTCGTCCAGCGCCTTCTTGCAGTCCATCATGCCGGCGCCGGTGAGCTCACGGAGCTTCTTGACGTCAGCGGCGGTGTAGTTCGCCATGATTCCTGGAGTCTCTCTCGGAGTCTGAAGATCTACGGGCCGAACGGCGGGGGCTTTGTGGGCCCCCGCCGTTCACAACCCAAAGGGGTGAGGGGTCAGGCCTGCTCGGTGTCCGCGGCCGGGCCCTCGGCGGCCGGAGCCTCGGCGGCCGGAGCCTCGGCCTGCTCGGCGTCGGCGACCTTCTCGGTCTCGGCGGAGGTCTGGACCTCGGCCTCGTCGGCCTTCTTCTCGCCCTCGAGCAGGTCGCGCTCCCACTCGGCGAGCGGCTCGCCCGCGGCCTTCTCACCCTTCGCCTCGGCGGCGACGCCGGAACGGGCGATGAGGCCCTCGGCGACGGCGTCGGCGATCACGCGGGTGAGCAGGGTGACGGAGCGGATCGCGTCGTCGTTGCCCGGGATCTTGTAGTCGACCTCGTCGGGGTCGCAGTTGGTGTCGAGGATGGCGACGACCGGGATGTTGAGCTTCCGGGCCTCACCGACCGCGATGTGCTCCTTCTTGGTGTCCACGATCCAGACGGCGCTGGGCACCTTCTGCATCTCGCGGATACCACCGAGGGTCTTCTCCAGCTTGGCCTTCTCGCGCGAGAGCACGAGAAGCTCCTTCTTGGTCAGACCGGAAGCGGCGACGTCCTCGAAGTCGATCTGCTCAAGCTCCTTGAGGCGCTGCAGACGCTTGTAGACGGTGGAGAAGTTGGTGAGCATGCCGCCCAGCCAGCGCTGGTTGACGTAGGGCATGCCGACGCGGGTGGCCTGCTCGGCGATGGCCTCCTGCGCCTGCTTCTTGGTGCCGACGAACATGACCGTGCCGCCGTGGGCGACGGTCTCCTTGACGAACTCGTAGGCGCGGTCGATGTACGACAGCGACTGGAGCAGGTCGATGATGTAGATGCCGTTGCGCTCGGTGAAGATGAAGCGCTTCATCTTCGGGTTCCAGCGACGGGTCTGGTGACCGAAGTGGACGCCGCTCTCCAGCAGCTCCCGCATCGTGACGACGGCCATGGCCGTTCTCCTTGGTGTTCTCGGTTGTGCCGCGCGTGCCGGACGGCACTCGCGCCTGACGCCCGCGTGCGCCTTGCCACTAGGGACCGAGGGGCGCTGACACCGGTGTGTGATCACCAGATGTCGGGGCGTGCGAAGTCGACCCGGTGACCCGGATCGCCATCAGAAGTGTACGGGACCCGAGAGGCACCGGGTGACGCCGCTGTCCACAACCGGCGGGTACTCCACAGATCCCGGCCGTGATCCGTCCGATGCGGGACGGTTCTCGCATGCGAGCGAAACGACGTGTCCGTACGTGGCTGGGGCTGCTGCTGGGCTTCACGCTGACGGTCCTGGGGACCGTTTCCCCCTCGGCCCTGGCCGCCCGCCCGAACGACCCGGGCCCACCGGCCCGTCCGGCCCCTCCGGCCCCTCCGGCCCCGACAGGACCGTCGGGACCCGCGGTGCCGCCGGGCCCCGATCCGGCGGCCCCGACTGTCCCGGCGGTCGCCGGCGTGTGGCCGGTGGGTGTACGCCCACCGGTGGTACGGGGCTGGGAACCCCCGGCGACGCCCTACGCCCGGGGCCACCGCGGCGTGGACCTGGCCGCGCCCCCTGGCGCCCCGGTACGCACCGTGGCACCGGGCCGCGTCTCCTTCGCCGGCCGCGTCGCGGGCCGCGGCATCGTCTCGGTGGAACTGTCGAACACGGGGACGCCACCACTCCGCACGACGTACGGCCCCGTAAAGGCGACGGTGCGCAAAGGCGACGAGGTGGCGGCAGGCGACGTACTGGGCACGGTGGAACCAAGCGCCTCCCACTGCGCGAGTTCCTGCCTGCACTGGGGCCTGCTGAGAGGCAAGACCTACCTCAACCCGCTGTCCTTGCTCCCACCGTGGCTACTGCGCAGGGGCCCGTCGCGTTTGCTTCCGGTCCGTAGCTGTGGGCAGGCGTGCCGCTAGGGACAGCAGCAGTTCGTAGCTGTGGGCAATCGTGCCGCTGGGGCGGCACGGGTGGGCACAGCGGCACCCGGCAGCGCCGGCCAACGCACCAAGCCCAAGCCCAGCCCCAACGCCGGGCGCCAAGCGACAGCAGGCTCAGCCCCGAACCCCCCGCAGAGCCATAGCCACGGCCGCATCGGTGATCGCGGAGGGCGACTCCGCAGCCCCCAGCTCAATGCGCCGCACAGCGGCATCGACCACACCCTGAAGAAGCATCGCGGCAAGCCGCGGCTCCGCATGCCCCATCTCCCCGAGCGCCTCGACGATCATCGCGACAAGCCCACCGTGCGCAGCACGGATCTTCTCCCGGGCGCCCGCATCGAGCTCGCTCGCCGAGATGGCCACCACCGCCCGGTGCCGCCGGTCCCCGACCAGCGACAGCTGCTGCCGAATGTAGGCCTCGACCTTCCCCTCCGCAGAGGAGGCCCGCTCCATCGCCGCCGACACTTCCGCCGCCCAGACGGGAAAGTCGACCTCGCACAGCTCCTCGACGACAGCCGCCCGCGACCGGAAGTACTCGTACACGGAAGACCGCGCGAGCCCCGTGCGCTCGGCGAGAGCCGGGAAGGTCAGCGCCTCCGTCCCGCCCTCGGACAACAGGGACCGCGCCGCGTCCAGCAGGGCGGCTCGCTGCATCGACCGGTGCTCGGCCACGGAGGCCGCTCGAATCCTTGGCACGTCAACCACTGTACGGAGGAAGCGCCCAGGACTGCAGCCACTCCACCCACCCGACCGAGCGAGTCAGTGCGGGGGCACCGACCCGGCAGGGACGATTCGGCTCCGTGCCACCACCGAACTCAGCGCCCGAAACTCGCCAGCTTGGCGCGTAGCTGGAGCACCGACTTGGTGTGGATCTGACTCACCCGGCTCTCGGTCACCCCCAGCACATTGCCGATCTCCGCGAGCGTGAGGCCCTCGTAGTAGTAGAGCGTGACGACGGTCTTCTCCCGCTCGGGCAGGGTGTTGATCGCCCGCGCCAGAAACCTCCGCAGCTCCCGGTCCTCGGCCACCTCGACCGGGTTGTCGGCCGCGGTGTCCTCCAGGGTGTCCATCAGGCTCAGCCGGTCGCCGCCCTCGCCGCCGACATGCAGCAGTTCCTCCAGGGCCACCACGTTCGCCAGCGACAACTGGCTGAACACGGCGTGGAGTTCGTCCACCCCGATGCCCATCTCGGAGGCCACCTCGCCCTCCGACGGGGTGCGTCGCAGCCGGGCCTCCAGCGTCGCGTACGCCCGCTCCACGTTGCGCGCCTTCTGCCGTACCGACCGCGGAATCCAGTCCAGCGCCCGCAACTCGTCGATCATCGCGCCCCGGATCCGCGTGATCGCGTACGTCTCGAACTTGATCTCCCGCTCGATGTCGAACTTCTCGATCGCGTCGATCAGCCCGAACACCCCCGACGAGACGAAGTCGGCCTGCTCGACATTGGCCGGCAGACCCACGCTCACGCGCCCGGCGACGTACTTCACCAACGGCGAGTAGTGCAGGATCAGCTGTTCCCGTAGCCGCTCGTCACCCGTCGTCTTGTACGACCGCCACAGCTCGTCGAGCGTCGAGGGAGCGGGCGGGCGCACGCTACCGCCGCCGCGGGCGGCTGGCGGGATCGCCGCCCGGTCGGACCCGGAGGTGTGCTGGGGCATTCGTCGCCTTGTGCCGTTCTGCCGTGAACTGGGGTTACCTGAGTGAGCTGTCGGTCTGATGTCGAGATTGCCTGGAATCCTCGTGAGCGTAGCGTGACTGGAGTGTCGCAGTGAGCGAAGGGCGACGGGTTACCCGCACGCAGAGACGTTCCCCTGGCCGCCCCTCGAAGTCACAGCCGTCGCCGTGCGTGACCGTTGAGGGGGGCCAACTGCGGGAATTCCCAAGGGTGTCGGCATTCGCCCGGACGGCCGAACACGCTCGGTCAGCACCGCCCCCGATCATCGCGGACGGAGATCATCGCCTGGCGTGTCAACTTCCAGCCATCGCCGTGTCGTTCGACGAAACCGAGTGCTCGGAGTTCGTACAGTCTCCCGACCGCGTCGTCCGCGGTGGTGCCCGCACCCCGGGCGATCTCCTCCGCCCCCGCCGGGCCGCGCGCCGGCAGCGCGGCCAGCACTCGTTCGGCGCCCGGGGCCAGCAGATCGCGCGGCAGCACGGGCCCGCGGCGGTCGGGAGCCAGCTCACCCATGTCACCCACCAGTTCGGTGACGTCCGCGGCGTCGGAGACCAGCACCGCGTCCCCGCCGCGCAGCAGTTCGTGCACCCCCGCCGACAGCCCGCTCGTGGCCGGGCCCGGCACCCCCATCGTGAACCGCCCGAGCCGCTGCGCCGCACGCGCCGTGACCAGCGCGCCACTGCGGTAGGCGGCCTCGACGACCACGGTGCCCCGGGTGAGCGCCGCGATGACCCTGTTCCTGAGGATGAATCTGCTCGGCGTCGGGTGGTCGCCGGGCGGTAACTCCCCCACCACCAGCCCCTGTTCCGCGATCCTGGTGATCAGTTCGGTGTGCCCGCGCGGATAGGGCCGGTCGACGCCGCAGGCGAGTACGGCGACGGTGGCGCCGCCCGCCCCGAGGGCGCCCCGGTGCGCGGCGCCGTCGACGCCATAGGCACCGCCGGACACCACCACCCAGCCCCGCTCCGCGAGACCGGCGCCGAGGGTGGCCGCCATGTGGGCGCCGTACTCCGTGCAGGCCCGGGCTCCGACCACGGCGACGGAGCGCAGGGCCCATATCCGCAGGCTGGGCCGCCCCCGTACCCACAGCCCGGTGGGGCGGGCGTCCCCGAGGTCGTCGAGCTGCGTGGGCCACTCGGGCTCTCCGGGGCAGATGAACCTCACCCCGGCACCCCGCGCCCGAGCCAGATCCAACTCCGGCCGCACGCGCCCGGCCCGCCCGCGCAGCCCCTCCCACCGCTTCTCACTCACCCCCGGCAGCGGCTCGCCTCCCTCCGCCAGCCGCCGCGCCACCTCCACGGCCCCGAACTCCCGCAGCCATCGCCCACCGACCTCGTCCCCGGGTTCGATGACTCGGGCGAGGGCGGCGCGCGCCAGGGGTTCGTCGTCGTCCGTCATGCCGGCGAGCCGATCAACATCGGCACCCCTCGCGGGACTCCGGTGCGGAGCTGCAGAGCCAGGGCCACGTCATGGGCGTCGGGCCGGTCGTGTCCCGCCAGGTCCGCGACGGTCCACGCCACGCGGAGCACCCGGTCCAGGCCCCGGGCGGTCAGCACACCGCGCTCCAGGCCGCGCTCCGCCTCGTCCATCGCTCCCGGCCGCGCCTGCCAGCGCCCGCGCAGTTCGCGTCCTGGCACTTCGCTGTTGGTGTGCCACGGGGTGCCGGTCAACCGTGCGGCAGAGCGCTCCCGGGCAGCGCTCACCCGGTCGGCCACCGTCCGCGTCGACTCGCCCTGGGCGCCGCGCGCCGTCAGCTCGGACCGGGTGACCGGCTCGACGTCCACCCTCAGGTCGACCCGGTCGAGCAGGGGCCCGGAAAGCCTGGCCTGGTAGCGACGGATGGCGGAGGGCGGGCACTCGCAGAGGTCGTTCATCGCGCTGAAGCGCCCGCACGGACAGGGGTTGGCCGCCAGCACCATCAGAAACTTCGCCGGGAACCGCACGACACCGGCGCTGCGCGCGATCACCACGTGCCCCGCCTCCAGGGGCTGTCGCAGAGCGTCGAGCGCGAAGCCGCTGAATTCTGGCGCCTCGTCCAAAAAGAGCACTCCACGATGCGACAACGACACCGCGCCGGGCCGCGCGAGCCCCTTGCCCCCGCCGACCAGTGCCTGCATCGTCGCCGAGTGGTGCGGCGCGCAGTACGGCGGGATGTCCACCATCGGCCTGCCCGGCGGCAGCAGGCCCGCCACCGAGTGGATCGCCGTCACCTCCAGGGACTCCTGCCGGGAGAGGCGTGGCAGGAGGGAGGGCATCCGCTCGGCGAGCATCGTCTTGCCCGCGCCGGGTGGCCCTTGCAGGAAGACATGGTGACCGCCGGCCGCCGCGACCTCCATCGCGGTGCGCGCCGACATCTGGCCGACCACGTCGGCGAGATCGTTCCCCTGGTCGTGCTCGGGTGCGGCGACCCCGCACAGCCCGGTGGCCTCGCCCGTGCCGGGCACACGCAGGCCCGCCAGCAAGGGATCCGGGCGGCCCTGCTCGTCGGGATCCTCCTCGGGCACCGCCTCGTCCGTGAGCACCGCGATCAGCTGGCGCAGACTGCGGACCCCGAGCACCGAGACGCCGGGCACCAACGAGGCTTCGGCCGCGGCGCACTCCGGCACCACCACCTGCTCGTATCCCGCGTCCGCGGCGGCCAGCACCGCCGGCAGAACACCCCGCACCGGCCGCACCCGGCCGTCCAGTCCCAGTTCGCCGATCATCACGATGTCGGCGAGCACGCGTGGATCGATCCGCTCCGAAGCGCCCAGGACAGCGCAGGCAACAGCGAGATCGAAACCTGAACCGCCCTTCGGGACGGACGCCGGGCTCAAGCCGACCGTCAGCTTCTTCTGGGGCCACTCGGCGCCGGAGTTCACCACCGCCGCCCGCACCCGATCCCTGCTCTCGGTCAGGCTCTTGTCCGGAAGGCCGACCAGCGTGAAGGCCGCGACGCCGGGCTCCAGGTCGGCCTGGACCTCGACCACGACGCCCTCGACGCCGACCAGGGCCACCGAACACGTACGCGCGAATCCCATCAGGCCACCCCCCGCGCATGCTCGACCACGGGCGCGCCGCGGTCGGGGAGGAGGACGCCGATCAGGTCGATGCGGACGCCGCCGGGTGGCGCTCCGCCATGTTCCTGGAGCCAGCGTTCGGCGAGGCCACGCAGGCGCTGGGCCTTGGCCGGCGTGACGGCCGCCATCGGGTGTTCGAAGGCACCCGCCTTGCGGGTCTTGACCTCGCAGACGACCACCGCCTCGCCGTCGCGCGCCACGATGTCGATCTCGCCGCTCCTGCCGCAGCGCCAGTTGCGCGCCAGGACCGTCATCCCGGTCTCGGTCAGCCGCCGCGCGGCCAGATCCTCGCCGTACTTGCCGAGTGCGTTGCGTGCGTTGCGTGCGTTGCGTGCGTTGCGTGCGTTACCTGCGTTACCTGCATTGCGTGCCATGGGTGTCCTCATGTCTGCACCACCTCCGGCGCCAACAATGAGGCCACTTCGGCTTGCTATTGGATCTTGGTGGACAAGCGGGCGCTTGTGGAAAACTCCGTCACCCTCACGAGAATGGCCGACGGCCGGTGCGGGCCCGGGAGACCAACACGTTGACCACCGCCGGCCGTACGAGCCGTCATGTGGATTCGGCGAGGAGCGGCCCGAAGATCTGCCGTCCGATCTCCTCCGCCCGCACTTGGTCGACGATCTCGCCCCGCACGTCCGGGTGTTCGCCCTCCCACGACTGGGCGGAGGCGGCGCCGGTGAAGAAGTTCAGCGCGTCGCAGCAGACCGAGGCAGCGGGCCCGGAGCAGGCACGGCGGCCGACGAACACCACGGCACCCGCCGGCTCCCACACCGAGCCGTCGCCCGTCGTGGTGACGGTGACCGGTTCGCCCGTGACCGGGTCCGTGGAGGAGATGACCACGCCTTGGCCGAGCATCGCCGGCATGCCGAGCGCGTCGATCGCGCACATCGCCCACACCTGCGGGCCGCCGCCTTCGATGCGCACGCGGTGCGGGGTCGGTGTGGCGGAGAACGGGTACGCCGCGCCGATCCACCCCCGCTCGTCCAGGGTCAGGAAGTCCCCGGCGGCCAGCTCGGCCAGGACATCACGAGCGGTGCGGCCGACGGCGGCG
This genomic interval from Streptomyces dengpaensis contains the following:
- the rpsB gene encoding 30S ribosomal protein S2, with amino-acid sequence MAVVTMRELLESGVHFGHQTRRWNPKMKRFIFTERNGIYIIDLLQSLSYIDRAYEFVKETVAHGGTVMFVGTKKQAQEAIAEQATRVGMPYVNQRWLGGMLTNFSTVYKRLQRLKELEQIDFEDVAASGLTKKELLVLSREKAKLEKTLGGIREMQKVPSAVWIVDTKKEHIAVGEARKLNIPVVAILDTNCDPDEVDYKIPGNDDAIRSVTLLTRVIADAVAEGLIARSGVAAEAKGEKAAGEPLAEWERDLLEGEKKADEAEVQTSAETEKVADAEQAEAPAAEAPAAEGPAADTEQA
- a CDS encoding murein hydrolase activator EnvC family protein; protein product: MRAKRRVRTWLGLLLGFTLTVLGTVSPSALAARPNDPGPPARPAPPAPPAPTGPSGPAVPPGPDPAAPTVPAVAGVWPVGVRPPVVRGWEPPATPYARGHRGVDLAAPPGAPVRTVAPGRVSFAGRVAGRGIVSVELSNTGTPPLRTTYGPVKATVRKGDEVAAGDVLGTVEPSASHCASSCLHWGLLRGKTYLNPLSLLPPWLLRRGPSRLLPVRSCGQACR
- a CDS encoding YraN family protein encodes the protein MARNAGNAGNARNARNARNARNALGKYGEDLAARRLTETGMTVLARNWRCGRSGEIDIVARDGEAVVVCEVKTRKAGAFEHPMAAVTPAKAQRLRGLAERWLQEHGGAPPGGVRIDLIGVLLPDRGAPVVEHARGVA
- the whiG gene encoding RNA polymerase sigma factor WhiG yields the protein MPQHTSGSDRAAIPPAARGGGSVRPPAPSTLDELWRSYKTTGDERLREQLILHYSPLVKYVAGRVSVGLPANVEQADFVSSGVFGLIDAIEKFDIEREIKFETYAITRIRGAMIDELRALDWIPRSVRQKARNVERAYATLEARLRRTPSEGEVASEMGIGVDELHAVFSQLSLANVVALEELLHVGGEGGDRLSLMDTLEDTAADNPVEVAEDRELRRFLARAINTLPEREKTVVTLYYYEGLTLAEIGNVLGVTESRVSQIHTKSVLQLRAKLASFGR
- a CDS encoding alkylmercury lyase family protein encodes the protein MSEPEADVRITVLAVPDCPNAPVVRERLRAVLGGRDVPVNAVEVSGEAEAARWGMAGSPTVLLDGADPFAPVGDARPSVSCRLYRHADGTTDGAPSVAELRRALMEAGLPEVAGQECCEADVLDLLGRAGRGRRAPAERGLRAVHQAVLRHFATTGTAPGPAALDPVAAAVGRTARDVLAELAAGDFLTLDERGWIGAAYPFSATPTPHRVRIEGGGPQVWAMCAIDALGMPAMLGQGVVISSTDPVTGEPVTVTTTGDGSVWEPAGAVVFVGRRACSGPAASVCCDALNFFTGAASAQSWEGEHPDVRGEIVDQVRAEEIGRQIFGPLLAEST
- the tsf gene encoding translation elongation factor Ts codes for the protein MANYTAADVKKLRELTGAGMMDCKKALDEADGNVDKAVEALRIKGQKGVAKREGRSAENGAVVSVIADDNTSGVLVELKCETDFVAKGEKFQAVAHKIAQHVAATSPADLEALLGSEIEPGKTVQAFVDEANANLGEKIVLDRFAQFSGPYVTAYMHRTMPDLPPQIGVLVELDKADADLAKGVAQHIAAFSPKYLSKDDVPAEVVESERRVAEETTRAEGKPEAALPKIVEGRVNGFFKEVTLLGQPYALDQKKSVQQILDEAGVALKRFTRIKVGI
- the dprA gene encoding DNA-processing protein DprA, which translates into the protein MTDDDEPLARAALARVIEPGDEVGGRWLREFGAVEVARRLAEGGEPLPGVSEKRWEGLRGRAGRVRPELDLARARGAGVRFICPGEPEWPTQLDDLGDARPTGLWVRGRPSLRIWALRSVAVVGARACTEYGAHMAATLGAGLAERGWVVVSGGAYGVDGAAHRGALGAGGATVAVLACGVDRPYPRGHTELITRIAEQGLVVGELPPGDHPTPSRFILRNRVIAALTRGTVVVEAAYRSGALVTARAAQRLGRFTMGVPGPATSGLSAGVHELLRGGDAVLVSDAADVTELVGDMGELAPDRRGPVLPRDLLAPGAERVLAALPARGPAGAEEIARGAGTTADDAVGRLYELRALGFVERHGDGWKLTRQAMISVRDDRGRC
- a CDS encoding TetR/AcrR family transcriptional regulator → MAEHRSMQRAALLDAARSLLSEGGTEALTFPALAERTGLARSSVYEYFRSRAAVVEELCEVDFPVWAAEVSAAMERASSAEGKVEAYIRQQLSLVGDRRHRAVVAISASELDAGAREKIRAAHGGLVAMIVEALGEMGHAEPRLAAMLLQGVVDAAVRRIELGAAESPSAITDAAVAMALRGVRG
- the pyrH gene encoding UMP kinase, translating into MTTTQADKGEKSDDGKGAGRFLLKLSGEAFAGGGGLGVDPDVVHKIAREIAAVVRGGAQIAVVIGGGNFFRGAELQQRGMDRARSDYMGMLGTVMNCLALQDFLEKEGIDSRVQTAITMGQVAEPYIPLRAVRHLEKGRVVIFGAGMGMPYFSTDTTAAQRALEIDAEALLMGKNGVDGVYDSDPKTNSEAVKFDALSYSEVITRDLKVADMTAITLCRDNKLPILVFELLAEGNIARAVKGEKIGTLVGDQSGRA
- a CDS encoding YifB family Mg chelatase-like AAA ATPase — protein: MGFARTCSVALVGVEGVVVEVQADLEPGVAAFTLVGLPDKSLTESRDRVRAAVVNSGAEWPQKKLTVGLSPASVPKGGSGFDLAVACAVLGASERIDPRVLADIVMIGELGLDGRVRPVRGVLPAVLAAADAGYEQVVVPECAAAEASLVPGVSVLGVRSLRQLIAVLTDEAVPEEDPDEQGRPDPLLAGLRVPGTGEATGLCGVAAPEHDQGNDLADVVGQMSARTAMEVAAAGGHHVFLQGPPGAGKTMLAERMPSLLPRLSRQESLEVTAIHSVAGLLPPGRPMVDIPPYCAPHHSATMQALVGGGKGLARPGAVSLSHRGVLFLDEAPEFSGFALDALRQPLEAGHVVIARSAGVVRFPAKFLMVLAANPCPCGRFSAMNDLCECPPSAIRRYQARLSGPLLDRVDLRVDVEPVTRSELTARGAQGESTRTVADRVSAARERSAARLTGTPWHTNSEVPGRELRGRWQARPGAMDEAERGLERGVLTARGLDRVLRVAWTVADLAGHDRPDAHDVALALQLRTGVPRGVPMLIGSPA